The genomic DNA gacactgggcgggaatgaggcgagggcaggcccgggccgacacccgacaagccggcacctagacggcggcacgacactgggcgggaatgaggcgagggcaggcccgggccgacacccgacaagccggcacctagacggcggcacgacactgggcgggaatgaggcgagggcaggcccgggccgacacccgacaagccggcacctagacggcggcacgacactgggcgggaatgaggcgagggcaggcccgggccgacacccgacaagccggcacctagacggcggcacgacactgggcgggaatgaggcgagggcaggcccgggccgacacccgacaagccggcacctagacggcggcacgacactgggcgggaatgaggattgggcaggcccgggccgacacccgacaagccggcacctagacggcggcacgacactgggcgggaatgaggcgagggcaggcccgggccgacacccgacaagccggcacctagacggcggcacgacactgggcgggaatgaggcgagggcaggcccgggccgacacccgacaagccggcacctagacggcggcacaacactgggcgggaatgaggcgagggcaggcccgggccgacacccgacaagccggcacctagacggcggcacgacactgggcgggaatgaggcgagggcaggcccgggccgacacccgacaagccggcacctagacggcggcacgacactggcgggaatgaggcgagggcaggcccgggccgacacccgacaagccggcacctagacggcggcacgacactgggcgggaatgaggcgagggcaggcccgggccgacacccgacaagccggcacctagacggcggcacgacactgggcgggaatgaggcgagggcaggcccgggccgacacccgacaagccggcacctagacggcggcacgacactgggcgggaatgaggattgggcaggcccgggccgacacccgacaagccggcacctagacggcggcacgacactgggcgggaatgaggcgagggcaggcccgggccgacacccgacaagccggcacctagacggcggcacgacactgggcgggaatgaggcgagggcaggcccgggccgacacccgacaagccggcacctagacggcggcacgacactgggcgggaatgaggcgagggcaggcccgggccgacacccgacaagccggcacctagacggcggcacgacactgggcgggaatgaggcgagggcaggcccgggccgacacccgacaagccggcacctagacggcggcacgacactgggcgggaatgaggcgagggcaggcccgggccgacccccgacaagccggcacctagacggcggcacgacactgggcgggaatgaggattgggcaggcccgggccgacacccgacaagccggcacctagacggcggcacgacactgggcgggaatgaggcgagggcaggcccgggccgacacccgacaagccggcacctagacggcggcacgacactgggcgggaatgaggcgagggcaggcccgggccgacacccgacaagccggcacctagacggcggcacgacactgggcgggaatgaggcgagggcaggcccgggccgacccccgacaagccggcacctagacggcggcacgacactgggcgggaatgaggcgagggcaggcccgggccgacacccgacaagccggcacctagacggcggcacgacactgggcgggaatgaggcgagggcaggcccgggccgacacccgacaagccggcacctagacggcggcacgacactgggcgggaatgaggcgagggcaggcccgggccgacacccgacaagccggcacctagacggcggcacaacactgggcgggaatgaggcgagggcaggcccgggccgacacccgacaagccggcacctagacggcggcacgacactgggcgggaatgaggcgagggcaggcccgggccgacacccgacaagccggcacctagacggcggcacgacactgggcgggaatgaggcgagggcaggcccgggccgacacccgacaagccggcacctagacggcggcacgacactgggcgggaatgaggcgagggcaggcccgggccgacacccgacaagccggcacctagacggcggcacgacactgggcgggaatgaggattgggcaggcccgggccgacacccgacaagccggcacctagacggcggcacgacactgggcggggaatgaggcgagggcaggcccgggccgacacccgacaagccggcacctagacggcggcacgacactgggcgggaatgaggcgagggcaggcccgggccgacacccgacaagccggcacctagacggcggcacgacactgggcgggaatgaggcgagggcaggcccgggccgacacccgacaagccggcacctagacggcggcacgacactgggcgggaatgaggcgagggcaggcccgggccgacacccgacaagccggcacctagacggcggcacgacactgggcgggaatgaggattgggcaggcccgggccgacacccgacaagccggcacctagacggcggcacgacactgggcgggaatgaggcgagggcaggcccgggccgacacccgacaagccggcacctagacggcggcacgacactgggcgggaatgaggcgagggcaggcccgggccgacacccgacaagccggcacctagacggcggcacgacactgggcgggaatgaggcgagggcaggcccgggccgacacccgacaagccggcacctagacggcggcacgacactgggcgggaatgaggcgagggcaggcccgggccgacacccgacaagccggcacctagacggcggcacgacactgggcgggaatgaggcgagggcaggcccgggccgacacccgacaagccggcacctagacggcggcacgacactgggcgggaatgaggattgggcaggcccgggccgacacccgacaagccggcacctagacggcggcacgacactgggcgggaatgaggcgagggcaggcccgggccgacacccgacaagccggcacctagacggcggcacgacactgggcgggaatgaggcgagggcaggcccgggccgacacccgacaagccggcacctagacggcggcacaacactgggcgggaatgaggcgagggcaggcccgggccgacacccgacaagccggcacctagacggcggcacgacactgggcgggaatgaggcgagggcaggcccgggccgacacccgacaagccggcacctagacggcggcacgacactgggcgggaatgaggcgagggcaggcccgggccgacacccgacaagccggcacctagacggcggcacgacactgggcgggaatgaggcgagggcaggcccgggccgacacccgacaagccggcacctagacggcggcacgacactgggcgggaatgaggcgagggcaggcccgggccgacacccgacaagccggcacctagacggcggcacgacactgggcgggaatgaggATTGGGCAGGCCCGGGgcgacacccgacaagccggcacctagacggcggcacgacactgggcgggaatgaggcgagggcaggcccgggccgacacccgacaagccggcacctagacggcggcacgacactgggcgggaatgaggcgagggcaggcccgggccgacacccgacaagccggcacctagacggcggcacgacactgggcgggaatgaggcgagggcaggcccgggccgacacccgacaagccggcacctagacggcggcacgacactgggcgggaatgaggcgagggcaggcccgggccgacacccgacaagccggcacctagacggcggcacgacactgggcgggaatgaggcgagggcaggcccgggccgacccccgacaagccggcacctagacggcggcacgacactgggcgggaatgaggattgggcaggcccgggccgacacccgacaagccggcacctagacggcggcacgacactgggcgggaatgaggcgagggcaggcccgggccgacacccgacaagccggcacctagacggcggcacgacactgggcgggaatgaggcgagggcaggcccgggccgacacccgacaagccggcacctagacggcggcacaacactgggcgggaatgaggcgagggcaggcccgggccgacacccgacaagccggcacctagacggcggcacgacactgggcgggaatgaggcgagggcaggccgggccgacacccgacaagccggcacctagacggcggcacgacactgggcgggaatgaggcgagggcaggcccgggccgacacccgacaagccggcacctagacggcggcacgacactgggcgggaatgaggcgagggcaggcccgggccgacacccgacaagccggcacctagacggcggcacgacactgggcgggaatgaggcgagggcaggcccgggccgacacccgacaagccggcacctagacggcggcacgacactgggcgggaatgaggcgagggcaggcccgggccgacacccgacaagccggcacctagacggcggcacgacactgggcgggaatgaggcgagggcaggcccgggccgacacccgacaagccggcacctagacggcggcacgacactgggcgggaatgaggattgggcaggcccgggccgacacccgacaagccggcacctagacggcggcacgacactgggcgggaatgaggcgagggcaggcccgggccgacacccgacaagccggcacctagacggcggcacgacactgggcgggaatgaggcgagggcaggcccgggccgacacccgacaagccggcacctagacggcggcacgacactgggcgggaatgaggcgagggcaggcccgggccgacacccgacaagccggcacctagacggcggcacgacactgggcgggaatgaggcgagggcaggcccgggccgacacccgacaagccggcacctagacggcggcacgacactgggcgggaatgaggcgagggcaggaccgggccgacacccgacaagccggcacctagacggcggcacgacactgggcgggaatgaggagagggcaggcccgggccgacacccgacaagccggcacctagacggcggcacgacactgggcgggaatgaggcgagggcaggcccgggccgacagccgacaagccggcacctagacggcggcacgacactgggcgggaatgaggattgggcaggcccgggccgacacccgacaagccggcacctagacggcggcacgacactgggcgggaatgaggcgagggcaggcccgggccgacacccgacaagccggcacctagacggcggcacgacactgggcgggaatgaggcgagggcaggcccgggccgacacccgacaagccggcacctagacggcggcacgacactgggcgggaatgaggcgagggcaggcccgggccgacacccgacaagccggcacctagacggcggcacgacactgggcgggaatgaggcgagggcaggcccgggccgacacccgacaagccggcacctagacggcggcacgacactgggcgggaatgaggcgagggcaggaccgggccgacacccgacaagccggcacctagacggcggcacgacactgggcgggaatgaggcgagggcaggaccgggccgacacccgacaagccggcacctagacggcggcacgacactgggcgggaatgaggagagggcaggcccgggccgacacccgacaagccggcacctagacggcggcacgacactgggcgggaatgaggcgagggcaggcccgggccgacacccgacaagccagCACCTAGACGTcggcacgacactgggcgggaatgaggcgagggcaggaccgggccgacacccgacaagccggcacctagacggcggcacgacactgggcgggaatgaggcgagggcaggaccgggccgacacccgacaagccggcacctagacggcggcacgacactgggcgggaatgaggcgagggcaggaccgggccgacacccgacaagccagcacctagacggcggcacgacactgggcgggaatgaggagagggcaggcccgggccgacacccgacaagccggcacctagacggcggcacgacactgggcgggaatgaggcgagggcaggcccgggccgacacccgacaagccagCACCTAGACGTcggcacgacactgggcgggaatgaggagagggcaggcccgggccgacacccgacaagccggcacctagacggcggcacgacactgggcgggaatgaggcgagggcaggcccgggccgacagccgacaagccggcacctagacggcggcacgacactgggcgggaatgaggcgagggcaggcccgggccgacacccgacaagccggcacctagacggcggcacgacactgggcgggaatgaggcgagggcaggcccgggccgacacccgacaagccaaccaacacCACAACAAAAGACAACGAAGCTGGCAAGATTACCAGCCCCCAAAAGCCACAAACTAACGCCATGTTCAGTCCTAGTGATAAATATTATGATTGTTGGtccataacagaaactaaaagcttggttgttgttgttgttgttgtgcaggaaagccaagtgctttttttgacacggatgaccacattatagcgcacaagtgtcaaagtcaaggcccgggggccagatgtggcccgccacttcattttatttggccctggaaagcctggaaataacatgtatcaataacttttcttactaaatgtattctttctttctattttggagaaaaaaatatatgtactccatgtaatcgcaaatgttGTGAACttcaatattgtctaattatgcaaaaatatattaagcaacattcaaaccattttttaaatataaataaatactaataattatgatttgaattgaattgaagtatttatttcaaacctgcacaatacaacaacacactttttttttttacattttggcagattatgcaaggcttgaaaaggggttggatgaagcagatgtttataatatcccaacccctttCACTcactccacatttaacataaacaatataatacaagaacaataatatacaaacaaaaacaagaaaagctcctgtacactaacaatacaatagtaacaCTAACagtacaatagtaccactgttactatgagacaagacgagacaacacacacacacacacacacacacacacacacacacacacacacacacatatacacacacacacacacacacacacacacacctctcccACCGCTCTGTGCTGAGgacatcactctctttcctcctcgtacttcttcagtacttcttttttaaacagtcttttaaatgtaatcatgttggaacagcttttgaactggtcccctaagttgtttaaatgtaatcatgttagaacagcttttgaactggtcccctaagttgtttaaatgtaatcatgttagaacagcttttgaactggtcccctaagttgtttaaatgtaatcatgttagaacagcttttgaactggtcccctaagttgtttaaatgtaatcatgttggaacagcttttgaactggtcccctaaattgtttaaatgtaatcatgttagaacagcttttgaactggtcccctaagttgtttaaatgtaatcatgttagaacagcttttgaactggtgccctaagttgtttaaatataatcatgttagaacagcttttgaactggtcccctaagttgtttaaatgtaatcatgttagaacagcttttgaactggtcccctaagttgtttaaatgtaatcatgttggaacagcttttgaactggtcccctaaattgtttaaatgtaatcatgttagaacagcttttgaactggtcccctaagttgtttaaatgtaatcatgttggaacagcttttgaactggtcccctaaattgtttaaatgtaatcatgttagaacagcttttgaactggtcccctaagttgtttaaatgtaatcatgttagaacagcttttgaactggtgccctaagttgtttaaatataatcatgttagaacagcttttgaactggtcccctaagttgtttaaatgtaatcatgttagaacagcttttgaactggtcccctaagttgtttaaatgtaatcatgttagaacagcttttgaactggtcccctaagttgtttaaatgtaatcatgttagaacagcttttgaactggtcccctaagttgtttaaatgtaatcatgttagaacagcttttgaactggtcccctaagttgtttaaatgtaatcatgttagaacagcttttgaactggtcccctaagttgtttaaatgtaatcatgttagaacagcttttgaactggtcccctaagttgtttaaatgtaatcatgttggaacagcttttgaactggtcccctaaattgtttaaatgtaatcatgttagaacagcttttgaactggtcccctaagttgtttaaatgtaatcatgttggaacagcttttgaactggtcccctaaattgtttaaatgtaatcatgttagaacagcttttgaactggtcccctaagttgtttaaatgtaatcatgttagaacagcttttgaactggtgccctaagttgtttaaatataatcatgttagaacagcttttgaactggtcccctaagttgtttaaatgtaatcatgttagaacagcttttgaactggtcccctaagttgtttaaatgtaatcatgttagaacagcttttgaactggtcccctaagttgtttaaatgtaatcatgttagaacagcttttgaactggtcccctaagttgtttaaatgtaatcatgttagaacagcttttgaactggtcccctaagttgtttaaatgtaatcatgttagaacagcttttgaactggtcccctaagttgtttaaatgtaatcatgttagaacagcttttgaactggtgccctaagttgtttaaatgtaatcatgttggaacagcttttgaactggtcccctaagttgtttaaatataatcatgttagaacagcttttgaactggtcccctaagttgtttaaatgtaatcatgttagaacagcttttgaactggtcccctaagttgtttaaatgtaatcatgttggaacagcttttgaactggtcccctaagttgtttaaatataatcatgttagaacagcttttgaactggtcccctaagttgtttaaatgtaatcatgttggaacagcttttgaactggtcccctaagttgtttaaatgtaatcatgttagaacagcttttgaactggtcccctaagttgttccacagactgactccacacactgaaatgcacattgattttaaagttgttctaaatttaggcaaatataatttaTTGTTTCCTCTTGgactgtaactatggtgagcatctctatcctggaataggttgtgtatattggatggtagagagtttctatcctggaatatgttgtgtatattggatggtagagagtttctatcctggagtaggttgtgtatattggatggtagagagtttctatcctggagtaggttgtgtatattggatggtagagagtttctatcctggaataggttgtgtatattggatggtagagagtttctatcctggaatatgttgtgtatattggatggtagagagtttctatcctggagtaggttgtgtatattggatggtagagagtttctatcctggaatatgttgtgtatattggatggtagagagtttctatcctggaataggttgtgtatattggatggtagagagtttctatcctggaatatgttgtgtatattggatggtagagaatttctatcctggaataggttgtgtatattggatggtagagagtttctatcctggaataggttgtgtatattggatggtagagagtttctatcctggagtaggttgtgtatattggatggtagagagtttctatcctggagtaggttgtgtatattggatggtagagagtttctatcctggaatatgttgtgtatattggatggtagagagtttctatcctggaatatgttgtgtatattggatggtagagagtttctatcctggaataggttgtgtatattggatggtagagagtttctatcctggaatatgttgtgtatattggatggtagagagtttctatcctggaataggttgtgtatattggatggtagagagtttctatcctggagtaggttgtgtatattggatggtagagagtttctatTTTTGGAGtaggttgtgtatattggatggtagagagtttctatcctggaataggttgtgtatattggatggtagagagtttgtATCCTGGAGtaggttgtgtatattggatggtagagagtttctatcctggaatatgttgtgtatattggatggtagagagtttctatcctggagtaggttgtgtatattggatggtagagagtttctatcctggaatatgttgtgtatattggatggtagagagtttctatcctggaatatgttgtgtatattggatggtagagaatttctatcctggaataggttgtgtatattggatggtagagagtttctatcctggaataggttgtgtatattggatggtagagagtttctatcctggaatatgttgtgtatattggatggtagagagtttctatcctggaataggttgtgtatattggatggtagagagtttctatcctggaataggttgtgtatattggatggtagagagtttctatcctggaataggttgtgtatattggatggtagagagtttctatcctggaataggttgtgtatattggatggtagagagtttctatcctggaataggttgtgtatattggatggtagagagtttctatcctggaatatgttgtgtatattggatggtagagagtttctatcctggaataggttgtgtatattggatggtagagagtttctatcctggaatatgttgtgtatattggatggtagagaatttctatcctggaataggttgtgtatattggatggtagagagtttctatcctggaataggttgtgtatattggatggtagagagtttctatcctggagtaggttgtgtatattggatggtagagagtttctatcctggagtaggttgtgtatattggatggtagagagtttctatcctggaatatgttgtgtatattggatggtagagagtttctatcctggaatatgttgtgtatattggatggtagagagtttctatcctggagtaggttgtgtatattggatggtagagagtttctatcctggaataggttgtgtatattggatggtagagagtttctatcctggaatatgttgtgtatattggatggtagagagtttctatcctggaataggttgtgtatattggatggtagagagtttctatcctggagtaggttgtgtatattggatggtagagagtttctatcctggagtaggttgtgtatattggatggtagagagtttctatcctggaataggttgtgtatattggatggtagagagtttgtATCCTGGAGtaggttgtgtatattggatggtagagagtttctatcctggaatatgttgtgtatattggatggtagagagtttctatcctggagtaggttgtgtatattggatggtagagagtttctatcctggaatatgttgtgtatattggatggtagagagtttctatcctggaatatgttgtgtatattggatggtagagaatttctatcctggaataggttgtgtatattggatggtagagagtttctatcctggaataggttgtgtatattggatggtagagagtttatatcctggaataggttgtgtatattggatggtagagagtttctatcctggaatatgttgtgtatattggatggtagagagtttctatcctggaataggttgtgtatattggatggtagagagtttctatcctggaataggttgtgtatattggatggtagagagtttctatcctggaataggttgtgtatattggatggtagagagtttctatcctggaataggttgtgtatattggatggtagagagtttctatcctggaataggttgtgtatattggatggtagagagtttctatcctggaataggttgtgtatattggatggtagagagtttctatcctggaataggttgtgtatattggatggtagagagtttctatcctggaataggttgtgtatattggatggtagagagttttgggatgccctaaacatcATTTGAGCAGTTTTCAAGTTGATGACATGGTGCAGTTGAAGTTGCTTTAAGTCCATGAATAGTGTATTTGTATGATGTgtgtagtgaacattggacacaatcctaatggcctttttctgcagagtgactaaaggctgtagatgaCATTTAgaacaatttccccagacttcaacacaatagtttaaat from Entelurus aequoreus isolate RoL-2023_Sb linkage group LG27, RoL_Eaeq_v1.1, whole genome shotgun sequence includes the following:
- the LOC133644576 gene encoding uncharacterized protein LOC133644576 isoform X2 codes for the protein MLCILDGREFLSWSRLCILDGREFLSWSRLCILDGREFLSWNRLCILDGREFLSWNMLCILDGREFLSWSRLCILDGREFLSWNMLCILDGREFLSWNRLCILDGREFLSWNMLCILDGREFLSWNRLCILDGREFLSWNRLCILDGREFLSWSRLCILDGREFLSWSRLCILDGREFLSWNMLCILDGREFLSWNMLCILDGREFLSWNRLCILDGREFLSWNMLCILDGREFLSWNRLCILDGREFLSWSRLCILDGREFLSWNRLCILDGREFVSWSRLCILDGREFLSWNMLCILDGREFLSWSRLCILDGREFLSWNMLCILDGREFLSWNMLCILDGREFLSWNRLCILDGREFLSWNRLCILDGREFLSWNMLCILDGREFLSWNMLCILDGREFLSWNRLCILDGREFLSWNMLCILDGREFLSWNRLCILDGREFLSWNRLCILDGREFLSWSRLCILDGREFLSWSRLCILDGREFLSWNMLCILDGREFLSWNMLCILDGREFLSWSRLCILDGREFLSWNRLCILDGREFLSWNMLCILDGREFLSWNRLCILDGREFLSWSRLCILDGREFLSWSRLCILDGREFLSWNRLCILDGREFVSWSRLCILDGREFLSWNMLCILDGREFLSWSRLCILDGREFLSWNMLCILDGREFLSWNMLCILDGREFLSWNRLCILDGREFLSWNRLCILDGREFISWNRLCILDGREFLSWNMLCILDGREFLSWNRLCILDGREFLSWNRLCILDGREFLSWNRLCILDGREFLSWNRLCILDGREFLSWNRLCILDGREFLSWNRLCILDGREFLSWNRLCILDGREFLSWNRLCILDGREFWDALNII
- the LOC133644576 gene encoding uncharacterized protein LOC133644576 isoform X11 produces the protein MLCILDGREFLSWSRLCILDGREFLSWSRLCILDGREFLSWNRLCILDGREFLSWNMLCILDGREFLSWNMLCILDGREFLSWNRLCILDGREFLSWNRLCILDGREFLSWSRLCILDGREFLSWSRLCILDGREFLSWNMLCILDGREFLSWNMLCILDGREFLSWNRLCILDGREFLSWNMLCILDGREFLSWNRLCILDGREFLSWSRLCILDGREFLSWNRLCILDGREFVSWSRLCILDGREFLSWNMLCILDGREFLSWSRLCILDGREFLSWNMLCILDGREFLSWNMLCILDGREFLSWNRLCILDGREFLSWNRLCILDGREFLSWNMLCILDGREFLSWNMLCILDGREFLSWNRLCILDGREFLSWNMLCILDGREFLSWNRLCILDGREFLSWNRLCILDGREFLSWSRLCILDGREFLSWSRLCILDGREFLSWNMLCILDGREFLSWNMLCILDGREFLSWSRLCILDGREFLSWNRLCILDGREFLSWNMLCILDGREFLSWNRLCILDGREFLSWSRLCILDGREFLSWSRLCILDGREFLSWNRLCILDGREFVSWSRLCILDGREFLSWNMLCILDGREFLSWSRLCILDGREFLSWNMLCILDGREFLSWNMLCILDGREFLSWNRLCILDGREFLSWNRLCILDGREFISWNRLCILDGREFLSWNMLCILDGREFLSWNRLCILDGREFLSWNRLCILDGREFLSWNRLCILDGREFLSWNRLCILDGREFLSWNRLCILDGREFLSWNRLCILDGREFLSWNRLCILDGREFLSWNRLCILDGREFWDALNII
- the LOC133644576 gene encoding uncharacterized protein LOC133644576 isoform X5 yields the protein MLCILDGREFLSWSRLCILDGREFLSWSRLCILDGREFLSWNRLCILDGREFLSWNMLCILDGREFLSWSRLCILDGREFLSWNMLCILDGREFLSWNRLCILDGREFLSWNRLCILDGREFLSWSRLCILDGREFLSWSRLCILDGREFLSWNMLCILDGREFLSWNMLCILDGREFLSWNRLCILDGREFLSWNMLCILDGREFLSWNRLCILDGREFLSWSRLCILDGREFLSWNRLCILDGREFVSWSRLCILDGREFLSWNMLCILDGREFLSWSRLCILDGREFLSWNMLCILDGREFLSWNMLCILDGREFLSWNRLCILDGREFLSWNRLCILDGREFLSWNMLCILDGREFLSWNMLCILDGREFLSWNRLCILDGREFLSWNMLCILDGREFLSWNRLCILDGREFLSWNRLCILDGREFLSWSRLCILDGREFLSWSRLCILDGREFLSWNMLCILDGREFLSWNMLCILDGREFLSWSRLCILDGREFLSWNRLCILDGREFLSWNMLCILDGREFLSWNRLCILDGREFLSWSRLCILDGREFLSWSRLCILDGREFLSWNRLCILDGREFVSWSRLCILDGREFLSWNMLCILDGREFLSWSRLCILDGREFLSWNMLCILDGREFLSWNMLCILDGREFLSWNRLCILDGREFLSWNRLCILDGREFISWNRLCILDGREFLSWNMLCILDGREFLSWNRLCILDGREFLSWNRLCILDGREFLSWNRLCILDGREFLSWNRLCILDGREFLSWNRLCILDGREFLSWNRLCILDGREFLSWNRLCILDGREFLSWNRLCILDGREFWDALNII